A region of the Littorina saxatilis isolate snail1 linkage group LG12, US_GU_Lsax_2.0, whole genome shotgun sequence genome:
caaatgcaaatggcggccaacaacaacaaacgttaCTGAAGCAAAAATTTTACAAGTCCAAAAGGACGAAAATTGATCAATAACAAGCCAAAATTCTGACGAAAAGTATGTCAAAATAGAACGAGCTCACCCACTACGCAGCAGTAGGTAAGTAGACGGGTAGGTGGTCGGTAGGTGtcacaaaaacaccaacaaacaaccaccAAAGCCAAAAAGACGACCTCTCCTCAGTGTCTGAAAAAGTCGTATGATGTTGACCACGTGTtgagtagcagtagtgacgtagCACACaccaaggggaggtaactccccgggcatgtggtcattaccatggctacatttacttttttgtggttgggttgcttccctttgcttgttaagacgggtagccttttcagaccttagtatctcagactgtgtcaatgctttatgtgattcggagtaagaatatgtaatttaatcgctCGTTTAGGGTACTTGTCAATCAAACAGTAAGAGATCAAAATGCCGATTCATGTCTTTTCTATCACGTTTTTACAAAAAACGTACATCAATAAAACAGTTCATCCAgtagcatacacacaaacacacaccagtaAATGTTGATGTTATTAACTTATGATGATGAAGTTTGGTAAAGGACAGTCTACACATTGCCTGAATCCATACGTCACGAATCGCACCATAGAGTAAACACAATGATGCAGTGTGTTTTGCAAGACTCTGTTAAAGAAGAGTAAGAGTCATTAATCAACTTGAGTTTGAAAGAACAAGGGCACACTATACAgacccagtcaatctttttgtGTGCACTTCGACAATCCTCTATTTGACTGTTGTTTGCATGCATGCAAAGTACTGCTTGGAGCTGGCCCAtctttgaaaacacacacacacttctgcaAAGCACATACACATGCAGAGTCAAAGTTAAAATTGAAGCATATTTAATgtaaccaaaacaaacaatagAAAGTACATCTATGGTGACAACATTTGATGACATTATACATATCAGTTTCCCATGACATGAAAAACTAAATTGGCAACTTTAATTAGACCTCCCCTTACCGAACACATACTGTGACACTctaacatccccccccccccccccccctctctttctctgtcggACACACACTCGCCTTTCACAATCTTACACTAGACGCAAAGTCTGTTTTGAAATGATTGCTGTTCACACTAACATCCATGATAAACTAAAACACAGCAAGTGCATGAGAACGAAGTAGCACTGTCCTGTATTTTGCAAGTGTCACTGGTTGCAGTATCCACATGAAGGCCAGCACTGTACAAACACTTTGACTGAAAGCAACAAAGCACAGTGCTATTCTCCACTGATGTCTAACCAGGGATGATGTCCACAATGTTCAAAGCAGGCATCCCTTGATAGACACACAATGATTCATGCAGGTGATAGCGAAATTTTAAACGGTCGAACAAACCCGTCTTCATTTTGTGAATTATAACTCATTCACTCTAATCTTTCACTGAGTTTTTGCCCTCTTTTTCTCACAAGCTTGAAACTGTTCTCTACAAATCAGCTTTGGTCCATGTTGCTGTGAAGAGAATGCCACTTAATTTTGCAAGAAAACTTCCAGTGAAACTTTTTGAGAAGCCTTCATTTGGCAAGAAAACTCTTCCAGTGAAACTCTTTGCAGAGACGATGCTAACTGTTCACGGCACTGTTGAGAGCACTGGATGTCATGTCTGTGATTGCACTTCTACTGGTAGTCGTCCATGCGGTTCTGCACCTTTGCGATGATCCTCTCCAGCATGCGGCGTGCCTCACACATGGGGAAGTTGCTCATGTCATAGTACTGTGGGGCCATCTTGATCAGCCTGCACACAAATAAGATTAAATAAGCATGCAGGTAAACCAATGATAGAttttctctctccgtctccctgGAAGCGTCTTGTACATTCTTTTAATCACAAAGGTTTGTGACAAGATAAGTATTCTCTGAAATTACACTTCATCATACAGATTTTATATCACTAAAGTTTTCTGTGAAATTACACTTTGCAGAAAATGTCAGTAGTTTAGAAAATCTAAGCTGTGGGAGTCTACAGCTGCAGTGACCACACATGATGTTCTTGCTTTGAGCACTTTTCAATTTACATTTCAAGGTGTGGTGAAAGTTTAATGTTGAATCAATGGGCAAAACTCAGAACTTCAAAGAACCTGGATGATCAATCAATTGTTGTCACTGCTACTCACCACTCTGGCTTGATGTCTGTGACGGTACGGATGTAGTTCTTGGTGGTCAGCACGAACTCGTTGTACAGCACCCACTCAGGCTTGTGGTCCAGTACTGTGGACGGGTGAAGCTGCACCACCTGGTTGTCCTTCACTGTCAGGTAGTGGCCAGTCCTCTCTAGGTGAGCAATCTGTTAGGAAACAGGTATGAATGAAgtacattgtcacagataggtaGATACACAAGGCACACGTGCAATTCTACCAAGACTAGACACTACTCTTTCTGCTTGCTCGGGGATAAGGCCAAAAGATGTTGCCCGACGAAGCAATATCCAAAAAGAAGAGTGTGCTTAACATAACCAGGACAAAACTGTGAACACAATATTGTTCTTTGTTCAGAACAAAGGTGCACACTTATACTTTTCTCTCCTAAACTCCTGCAGAGTCCTGTGTTTTTAACGCTAAAAACTGACAGATGACTTTAACATCTAACCCTCTAAAGTTAGGTAGGTTTCAACATAACCaggaaaacacagacacacacaatttctCACCTGCATGAAGAAGCCATTGACAAGTGCCCTTCGAATGTTGAGATAGTAGTCCCGTGATGTGAACTCTGTGGAGGAGCGTTTGAGGTTGAAGCGATCCATGATGCGAGCCAGCTGTTGACGTACGTTATCAGCCGACTTGAGAGAACGGTAGTTGATGAAGTTGTCGTAGCACCACTGGGGGTCCTCATGGTCTGAAGCAGACAATGTCACTGACCATAAGTAATGAGCAGAAAAGGCTACTTGGCTCTTTAATCCCATGCTATATGTAGCACTAACCAACTTCAAAATGGCACTTAAAGCTTCAAGttttaaatttttaaatttCAATCAGCAAATAGCGGGTGTACATACGGTTGTCTGATATCCTTCAATGTGTGGATGCTACCTCTACAAATAATACCTTCTCCTGCTTGTTTCTTCGAAGACATAGCCCATTAGCCCTCTTTCCGAAATCTTTTTGTCAAAGGTACAACTTTGAGAACAAATATTccactctctctgtgtttggTCCAGAAACCTATTCCCAGAAGCAacaagaaatatatatataaaaaaaggaaattttagaatttgaaaaaaagagaggagaaaaagagaaaacagagagaaaagaattcagaaagaacaaaaaagaaacacaaaaagaaaaagaaaggattCGCACTCACTCTGCTTGAAGGCATGGTAAACGTTGAGGAGCGTTAGGTGGTCACCGTCGATGTGGGCAAACCTCATCTTGGCCTCGTCGGCTGCCTTCTTAGCCTCCGTGGGACGCACGAAGCACTGTGGCACTAAACACGTGTGGGTAGGGGGCCCCGCGTCCCCGGCCCGTTAGCATCACCTCATCTGATACACATCGCCTGACAATGACACTAACTGGGGGCAATGCACTCAGCACTTGCACCCCGCACAAGGGAGTCGACCAGCTTCCATCAGCACTGCACTATCAGCTGCAATCCTGCGGTGTTGCTATTCATCTCTATAACGTTTCTATACTTTTTATTCAAAGACAGTTCAACAGGCTCTCCATAACAATCCTATGCTTTTATCAAAAGAAGGTTAAACAAGCTCTAACTGTTGGCAACATGAGTGAAAACTGTTAAGTTTAGACCTTTTAGAAACCAAGTAAAAATAATGCCTGCCACAGAAAAAATATCAATACATTTCTCAATAGTCCTTTCCTGAAACAACTAACGTTAACACCAAAGTACTAAAATCACCACTAATTTCTAAATGTTCAGccttgtcttctgctcactccAAGTGCCCCTTCAGCAATACTGAAAATCCTTATTCCTAACGACATTCACGCCTCCCCTTCCCACCAGCAGCATCAAGGATGTTGCGGTTATACCTGACAACATGGCGGTGATGGAGAGGATCTCGTTGCTGCAGTTGGAGTCGCAGGAGGCGATGACCATCTTGGCTAACTGAGGGTCCAGTGGGAACTCGGCCATCATGGATCCCAGCTCGGTCAGTTCACCATCGTCGTCCAGTGCCGCAAGGTAGTTCAACAACTCCAGCGCTCGCATCAGTGTCTCTGGGGCTGCCAACACCCATATATGTTTATTCCATTTGGAGACGAATACGCACAAAGGATGCAGCAAAATAGTCATGCATTTGCATATAAACACAAAAGAGTCTGGCTGACAGAAGCTTATAAATGTATCAGAGTATTTCACATAACGGTTTGAGTGAAGTCCATAACAGGGTAGCTACATCATGTCTTGAAATAGAAAAGCACTTAACCTGGATGCCACTGGGCAAGTAGACTGCAAATTCTTGCTTCAGAAATGTCAATCCTAACTGCAGCTATGTATCATTGCAGTACAGCATGATCCGCTTACTGTTAACTCTGATGCAGTGGCACTGTGGTTATAatgaacagatttgtaattTAAAAGCATTTCCACACTTGTTCTGGATTCAGCTGGCTGAAAACTCCTTACCTAGAAGTTTACGATTCTACCATGCCTGTTATCAGAGAGAAATTAAAGCGTGTCGGTTTATGTCTATGACTGTAGACTCCCTGCAGTTTACCTGGTGGGTCCATGAAGTCAAAGTGCACCAAGTCATCAATACCCAGCTTCTTCAGCTGCAGCACCACTGAGCCCAGGTTGGAACGCAGGATCTCTGGATACGTGTTCTCCTGCATCTCCGATGTGTACGCCTTTTCTGTGTACAGGCGGAAACATTTGCCTGGCCTGGTACGCCCGGCTCGACCTGCACGCTGCTGAGCGCTGGCTTTGGAGATGGCCGTCACCAGCAAAGACTCCACGCGGATCCGAGGGTTGTACACCTGGGGAACACCATCTCTATGCAATACTTTTTGTTATGTTTGATCCGAGGGTCGTACACCTGGGAAACACCATCTCTATGCAATACTTTTTGTTATGTTTGATCCGAGGGTTGTACACCTGGGGAACACCATCTCTATGCAATACTTTTTGTTATGTTTGATCCGAGGGTTGTACACCTGGGGAACACCATCTCTATGCAATACTTTTTGTTATGTTTGAtcagtgatcgacaagaagaagaagttatgtTTGATCCGAGGGTTGTACACCTGGGGAACACCATCGCTATGCAATACTTTTTGTTATGTTTGATCCGAGGGTTGTACACCTGGGGAACACCATCGCTATGCAATACTTCTTGTTATGTTTGATCCGAGGGTTGTACACCTGGGGAACACCATCTCTATGCaatactttttgttgtttgaTCCGAGGGTTGTACACATGGGGAATACCATCTCTGTGCAATACTTCTTGTAACATGTCTTCCTTGGAAAATTGCCTCTCTGCAATACATTTTTGCATGTCACGATGTGTCTATGTGATAAGAAATATGCTAAAACAAGCAGTAACTTGAAATAAAGACACTTGAAAATTTTGCATCTGCTAGCAGAGCAAATGTGTCTACCTTCTGTTGTTGGGAGCTTGTGGTCAGGACACCGCCCGCCCGcccacccacccaccaccaccaccaccacccccgtTTTCTTTTGGTCAGTGTTGTGGTATCTGACAGCACAGCCATCTAATACCTCACCATTATGTGCATCTTGCCAATGCATGGCAACACCACCCAAAACTTACCTTCTGTTTTGCAAAGCCAGGATCTATCACAAAGACGACACCATCAATAGTCAGTGAAGTCTCTGCGATATTGGTAGATACAACTATCTTGCGTCCGACTGCCCCGTTAGGTTTGCGTGGAGGAGCAGCTTCAAAGATTCGTTGCTGCATATTTGGAGGCAGTGTGGAGTACAGTGGTATGCACTTCAGGTCCCCTATTTCTGGTCCCAGGTTTTCAACCTCACGTGCTATCCTCTTGCACGCTTCGTCAATTTCCTGGATGACACAATGACATTAAGATGAAAATTTACTAACAAATGAAAAAgcaggaagaaaaaaaacaagtcgcgtaaggcgaaaatacaatatttagtcaagtagctgtcgaactcacagaatgaaactgaacgcaatgccattttactcgtagcatcgtcaggccaccgctcatggcaaaggcagtgaaattgacaagaagagcggggtagtagttgcgctaagaaggatagcacgcttttctgtacctctctttgttttaactttctgagcgtgtttttaatccaaacatatcatatctatatgtttttggaatcaggaaccgacaaggaataagatgaaagtgtttttaaattgatttggacaatttaattttgataataatttttatatatttaattttcagagcttgtttttaatccgaatataacatatttatatgtttttggaatcagcaaatgatggagaataagataaacgtaaatttggatcgttttataaatttttatttttttttacaattttcagatttttaatgaccaaagtcattaattaatttttaagccaccacgctgaaatgcaataccgaagtccgggcttcgtcgaagattacttgaccaaaatttgaaccaatttggttgaaaaatgagggcgtgacagtgccgcctcaactttcacgaaaagccggatatgacgtcatcaaagacatttatcaaaaaaatgaaaaaaacgttcggggatttcatacccaggaactctcatgtcaaatttcataaagatcggtccagtagtttagtctgaatcgctctacacacacacacgcacacacgcacatacaccacgaccctcgtttcgattccccctcgatgttaaaatatttagtcaaaacttgactaaatataaaaagacagggACCAGAGAGGTTTAGCAAATATGGCTTAGGATTAAAGTAAATTACTTTTAAGTGTACAAGGTGGATAGAACACTGTTCGTGTAAATGCAGCTTTGCCCGAAGAGGTGCAACGTATACTTGAAATCAAAGGAAGGGAAATAACTCAATCCTGCTCTGGCGCAGGTACCAAACTAAAACAGCTTTTGTTGCACCATAGAACTAGGAAACTAACTTCTCTTCGTTACATTAAGGCGACCTATTCCAAAGACATACATCCCCCCCCCAGCACTTTTCTCACCTCAAATTCCAAACTTTCTTTAACGTGGAAAGAATGCATACAAGATACAGATCCAACAATAACTATCTCCAGGCAGAGTACCAAAATAGTATGAAGCACACACCCTATGTATGATACATGTAACATCCATGGCAAGTCTTAATCCCAAAGAAGCTCATTTCCTCACCTCTTGACCAGTGAGAAAGAGTAGAATGTCACCCTCCTCCGTTTCACACATGTGAATCTGTAAAACTGTGCGGATGGCAGCCTCCAAGTAGTCACGTTCAGGCTCTGGGGTGTAGAAAATCTCCACAGGGTGGGTACGTCCAGGAACACTCATCAGTGGTGCGTTATCGAAGTATGTCTGTTGAAAACAATAGCAATGTTTTCAGTTCATCCCGGGCCCAAACAATGGCTTTCCCACAGTACTGTTTACAGACTTGGATACAATCGGACACAAAATTGAAAGAACTTTAGAACTGGCAAAGTTTCTGTCCCCCCAAAATATCAGGAAAACATAATGCAATTtcactaattttcattttaagAATTTGTGCGCCTTTATTAAAACAATCAATAATAAAGCAAGGACATTAATAACCTCTAAAGTCATCACAACACCATTGACAGATCTGACTGGTTGTTGTAACTGTGCGATTTGTTTCTACGATACCTTTGCTTCTTGCACTTTTTACATAATCAAAATCTGCAAAATAGCACGGAAAATCACTACATTGTACTCACCTGAAACTTTCCTGCATCAAGTGTGGCACTCATGATGACAATCTTGAGCTCAGAATGCTGCTTGGCGATCTCCTTCAGCAGACCCATGAGAATGTCTGTAGCCAGCGTACGCTCGTGAGCTTCGTCAAGCAGTACCATTCCGTAGTTCTCCAGCAAGGGGTCAGACATGCCTTCACGCAGCAACATACCGTCTGTCATGTACCTGGATTGAACACAGACAGCGCACAGTGCAGTCATTTTGCAGAGAAATTACACAGTATGTTAAGAGAAATTTAAGTCTTAACACAGATAGTCTTAATTGagatggaggtaaatttactgaCACCACGAAAAGAGCATCAGAGAAAAAGAGGTCTTATAGTGGAACGAGTCTGATAGTAAAGGGTCTTAAAACAGCTTTAACTATCCTAAAATGAAGAAGCAACTTTCATCCTGGAAGACCTACTTCAGGAGAGTCTTTGCGGAGGTGCAGTCTTCAAAACGAATGCTGTAGCCAACCTCCTGGCCAAGACACACGTCCATCTCCTCTGCCACACGCTGGGCTACCGACATGGCCGCCACTCGACGGGGCTGGGTGCACGCCACTGCCTTCTTTGGGTAGCGAGCACGCACCCACTCCAGACACCACTGAGGGATCTGCACAGAACAGAAAGACAATGCAGTCAGTGTACCAGTTATCATATTGCTATATTTAACAGTCATCCCCAAGTAGAATTCATTATCAGTGCTTGTTTCACTGGCGACACATGAGCCACAGGCTTTtaaggtttttatttttattgttttagctTTAGGAGAGTGGAAAATACATTTTGACACATACACTGCACAGCTTTCACAAAGATAACCTGATAACTTACCCTTTATCTGCACTGTTCTTGAGTAGCAAATTTACTTTCCCTCTCCGCTATACATGTTCTTATTCTCCACTTTTTGTTACCAGTTAACTGTGCTTTCAAAAGTGATAAGATTAAGAGCTGTGAATTGTGTACTCACCTGTGTTGTTTTGCCAGAGCCTGTCTCTCCCACCAACACAATAATCTGATGCTTGGACACCATGTCCATGAACTGGGGCTTGTACTCCCACACCGGAAGCTGGGAACGCTTGTTGAACAGCTCATAGTACCGCGGTGTGAAGGGGAGTCCTTTGAACACACATTGGAATGACATGTTTGTACTTGTAGGCGTGAAAATATCAAATTGGGTACATAATATATAACAAACACATAAATATACTTATCTTTAAAGTACAGTCTTCAATGATACATCTTATTATATGACCATGTCCATTGTAAAAGTGTAATTTTGTAACCATTTCCCTTTGCCCAAGTAGTAAACTGCTAGGCAATGTTGAAAATGACATGGCGCATAAAGTGTCTCATCACTGTTCATCAACGTTTCTCATGGGTCTGCATTTTCACTAATTTAAATTTCATTTTTGAAATGTTAGTTTCGTCCAGCCGGACAAGAACTGTTTAACAGCTATAAACAAAGTACATTAATTTTTATTGTACATTTATTGATTGTGTTAAAATGCCTAGACAATATTGTTACAAAGTTCATGTTGTGTTGTAAGTGCAGTGTTCTATAGGTTCTTATGTTATTGCCTGTTCACGGCGTGAAAAAGTATCCATTTTGTTCCAACTTTGAAATTATGTCACCAGCGACAAATACGGCACTACAAGATAGGTATACCTTTGACGTAATAACTTTTGAATTCGCACGTGTACATTTGTTTTGattacaatcaaaacaaaagtagATCTAAGCTTGAATAtaaattttatctttgaaatatttgctttgtgactCGTAACTGAATTaaccatggtattgtgttgcttagtaattgatgcatgaattggcgtctcgcagaattacacgcccctgaggaacgcctggcaacaggtcgaaaatttggactgccacttgaaattctttgtttggcttttcttttataTATATGCATTCAATGTTAAACTAGCATTTCATTCATTGTTAATTTGTAACGCGCGGAGAGCACAATTCTtcgtggttcgcgctatataagctctcattattattattataattactAAAAGATACATTCCTTTTCATGTATTGTCGCGAACCTTTGGAAGGAAGCAAAGTCAGTATTCTGAATCCTAACTTTCTGGGTGTGGTATGGTTTCACACATGTGATTGTCACTGAAACCTACCTGTGAAAGGATTCAGTTGAAGAGTTGGACGTGGGATGTTGAACTCTTCAAACACAGACTTCGGCTTTCGATCTTTCTCATCCTTAAACCGATCACGCCTGTCATCATCTCTTTCTTGATCTCTGTAAATATATAAGTATTtaatataacaagaagagcaaacgctcgatcgagtcactttcgcagttctgaatattatatgaggcatcagatggacaggaagaaattgctattcacaacacaatgcatacctgaagcatacctgtgaccttgaaaaaggtcaaaggtcaccaaagcagacgtcaaagtgtagaggtcactgggagtcacgttcacataaaatttgagcccggtcacttttatagtttccgagaaaagcccaacgttaagttgtgtgttgccgaacagaaaaggctagttatctcccttgtttttctgataacgttcgtaaaaggctacagatgtaaatactttgatgtaaagaataatcctacaaagtttcaatcacatccgatgaactttgtcaaagatataaaatgtctaatttttcctttgacgctgacctgtgaccttgaaaaaggtcaaaggtcaacgaaaccatcgttaaagtgtagaggtcattggaggtcacgactaaacaaaatatgagcccgatcgctttgatagtttccgagaaaagtccaacgttaaggtggtgtctacggacggccggccggccggacagactaacactgaccgattacatagagtcactttttctcaagtgactcaaaaacacttGCAATAAACGGATTGAAAATTGCACCAAAGTAAATCAAATGCAAGATCCCACTCTCACTCATGCGCTAGAGCCCCCTGCAAATATAATCAATGAAACTAATCAATTACAACTGCTTTAAAATGATCAGCTGCAGCATGCCAAACATGATGTTCCCTGCAAAACAATGTAGCATCAGAAGGAACGATGGCATGGCTGATAATGTTCTTCTTCTAAAATCAACTAAGCTCCCTTAATTACTCtttactgacagtgacaataATGAATTAACATAGAGCTAACTGCATCATGCATGAGGACACTTattttatatgaagtcttatatcgcgcgcgtatctccaattgtcacgacatatgtgaTAATACAGGCTGATGGAGACACAGTACTGGACTTCATGGTGTATCCTAAAGTGCTCGGCTGACCTCGCATGCATGCATGGCCCCGACAGTCCCATACTCGTGCTTGGGCagcatgtcaaatttcattcaTTAATTTCGTCTACTTAAACTGACTACCAATACGATTACTGCACCAGATATAGAGGGAAACCAAACTTGACATTTTAATACCGGACCAAGGGCAAAACATGATGTTCTTATCCATTCCTGAGGGATCTCTTACTCTTAGATGAAGTTAAATATCTGTTTTCCgcggaaaagtcatggaatggTGGACTGAGCAAATGTACATGTGCGCTTGTTGACACAGGCAGACCGCTTGCATCGACTTATTACGAGCGTAATGAAAATTTcgtgactttgacgtcattacTAGGTTCTAAACAACGAATTCATATCTTTCACCTATAGTTTCTTTTGCTGGAACCTGAGTCCCCGACATCCAGTCGCCTCTTCGACATGTCTGCCTGCATTGAAATGACGAGTTTACCTCATTCAGTACTATCCGTAGCCAATGAGGTATTTTGATGTGTTGAGAATGCTGGGATAGTTTTCTATTGTGACCTTAGGTAAGCCAAGGGAGGTTACTAACTACGCAGTTGTACATGCGCTCTCGCGGATCCAGAAATCATTGGGGTTTTGTGATGGATCGTCCTGCGACTGATGTCATGTTGATGATGTTCGTGTGGATGTACCTCACACATGTTTATTTGTGTCTTCATAAACATGAGAAATTTGTTTTTCCAGGAAAAGttgaaataaatattttcaTAGAATTAAAGTGTTTCAAAGAAATCCAATGCATGTAATTGTAAGTGTATGTTTTGTTAAAAATGCTTGGAGCTCagtccacaggcggaaggtatcgttcactggaccactacttacatagaaagtagtctttctatgtaagtagtgCTCAGTCATGCCCTCACATGACATGTCATTAGGCAAAAGAAGAAACCCAAAAAGTTTCCGATGACAAGTCGAAAAAAAAtagttacttttattttattttattacatTTACGATTtagtcatttttggctcacgtaagtgtagcctatgcgatcgtaactttgtctgtctgtgcgtgcgtgcgtgcgtgcgtctgtgcgtgtgtatgtctgtggtagaaactctaacatttgaagacgtcacattacattgacgtcacattatgacgtaagagggtcacgcgaaggaagtactgaaagtctcggtcattattattttgagcgcgccgagactagttggcagtcgtgtccttgtaagtaggctacatgcagacagacagatctagatctagtgtctcgctttcttgcagtttcacctatgctctttctgtgtatgtgtgtgtgtgtgtgtgtgtgtgtgtttgtgtgtgtgtgtgtgtgtgtgtgtttgtgtgtgtgtgtgtgtgtgtgtgtgtgtgtgtgtgtgtgtgtgtgtgtgtgtgacggagtgattgagtttgtgttactgtttgtcgatttcttacgtgagccttgatggcttcgcctcttgttgtctaaatgtttcaacatagacccggaatcgagacaagggaaCCGGtagtatggtgtgtgtgtgtgtttgtgtacactGTGTTTGAGGAAAATGactgaccgatctttatgaaactttacatcaAAGTTCTCCCAGATGATATCCCGctcttgtttttcatttttttcgataaatgtttttgatgacatcaatgatcatatccggctttttacaAAAGTTGA
Encoded here:
- the LOC138982183 gene encoding putative pre-mRNA-splicing factor ATP-dependent RNA helicase PRP1, encoding MQADMSKRRLDVGDSGSSKRNYRDQERDDDRRDRFKDEKDRKPKSVFEEFNIPRPTLQLNPFTGLPFTPRYYELFNKRSQLPVWEYKPQFMDMVSKHQIIVLVGETGSGKTTQIPQWCLEWVRARYPKKAVACTQPRRVAAMSVAQRVAEEMDVCLGQEVGYSIRFEDCTSAKTLLKYMTDGMLLREGMSDPLLENYGMVLLDEAHERTLATDILMGLLKEIAKQHSELKIVIMSATLDAGKFQTYFDNAPLMSVPGRTHPVEIFYTPEPERDYLEAAIRTVLQIHMCETEEGDILLFLTGQEEIDEACKRIAREVENLGPEIGDLKCIPLYSTLPPNMQQRIFEAAPPRKPNGAVGRKIVVSTNIAETSLTIDGVVFVIDPGFAKQKVYNPRIRVESLLVTAISKASAQQRAGRAGRTRPGKCFRLYTEKAYTSEMQENTYPEILRSNLGSVVLQLKKLGIDDLVHFDFMDPPAPETLMRALELLNYLAALDDDGELTELGSMMAEFPLDPQLAKMVIASCDSNCSNEILSITAMLSVPQCFVRPTEAKKAADEAKMRFAHIDGDHLTLLNVYHAFKQNHEDPQWCYDNFINYRSLKSADNVRQQLARIMDRFNLKRSSTEFTSRDYYLNIRRALVNGFFMQIAHLERTGHYLTVKDNQVVQLHPSTVLDHKPEWVLYNEFVLTTKNYIRTVTDIKPEWLIKMAPQYYDMSNFPMCEARRMLERIIAKVQNRMDDYQ